A stretch of Cellulosilyticum sp. I15G10I2 DNA encodes these proteins:
- a CDS encoding carbon-nitrogen hydrolase family protein, with the protein MRNINNNIIRIALLHIAPRTGEIQYNRAQIRYALALAAGYGADLAITPELAESGYSFASVIDLNTVPIFPNDFLYTLREVAFKYNMNLIVGFPEHDNSSLELYNTLAYIDRTGKIQDTYRKIHVSEDEYRTWETPGDRVVVENIDGLQVGFLIGEDVFYRDIAYQCKRMGAQLLLAQMAWPKVEWNASKEWETCAKEIGLPLIVCNRTGCEGVISFAQGESVVINRGKIEYLFAAWEPGVFIIEFNSYTNCFSFVGSMKL; encoded by the coding sequence ATGAGAAATATAAATAATAATATAATACGTATAGCTTTGCTTCATATTGCACCAAGAACAGGTGAGATTCAGTATAATAGAGCTCAAATAAGATATGCTCTTGCCCTTGCAGCAGGATATGGTGCTGATTTAGCGATTACTCCTGAACTTGCAGAAAGTGGTTATAGCTTTGCAAGTGTTATTGATTTAAATACTGTTCCTATTTTCCCAAATGACTTTTTATATACACTAAGAGAAGTAGCGTTTAAGTATAACATGAATCTTATTGTAGGATTTCCAGAACATGATAATAGCAGCCTAGAACTTTATAATACATTGGCTTATATAGATAGGACCGGGAAGATACAGGACACATACAGGAAGATTCATGTAAGCGAAGATGAATACAGAACTTGGGAAACACCTGGCGATAGAGTAGTGGTAGAAAATATAGATGGACTTCAAGTAGGATTTTTAATAGGAGAAGATGTTTTTTATAGAGATATTGCGTATCAGTGCAAGAGGATGGGCGCACAGCTACTTTTAGCACAAATGGCATGGCCAAAAGTAGAATGGAATGCAAGCAAAGAATGGGAAACTTGTGCAAAAGAAATCGGGTTGCCGCTGATTGTTTGTAATCGAACTGGATGTGAAGGGGTAATTAGTTTTGCACAAGGAGAAAGCGTTGTTATAAATCGAGGAAAAATAGAATACTTATTTGCAGCTTGGGAACCCGGGGTTTTTATCATAGAGTTTAACAGTTATACAAACTGCTTTTCCTTTGTAGGAAGTATGAAACTCTAA
- a CDS encoding endonuclease MutS2, translated as MQPQTFEKLQYDVLKGIVKEYCVSSLGKKLIDKLIPSGNKAIVEKRLQETQEAKQLIDYSGTIPLQGIMNIEDIIEKAEKGIILDPEILAHTAAFLRGCRKIKSYMKDKTFYAPILCSYSLGIETLDHLEEELARAIKNNKVDDHASNELKKIRRYMALTEAKIEERLNKFLKSSQNKPYIQEFFVSKRQGKLTIPIKASYKNQVQGTIIETSPKGTTVFIEPSSVSKYTQELLVLVSEEQVEEYKVLAYLTGLILDHSGAIKRNIEVMGEYDMIFAKAKYSKSIEGIMPKVNQCGKIVIKKGRHPLLKGDVVPLEVEIGKDFRSLIITGPNAGGKTIVLKTVGLLVLAMQSGFHLPAAEGTELSVFDKVFVDIGDDQSMENALSTFSSHVKNLAAVIQKTNKATLLLFDEIGSGTEPSEGAALAIAILEAVYQKGAITLATTHYGEIKTFSASHPDFQNAAMRFNSETLEPLYQLIVGEEGESNALWISKKMGIQDSIINRAKKYMVCNVYDLEKVNPAKIRRPQEIQYKSIPENVQFHKGDKVFLNEYNDFGIVYSPQDKYNNLIVLYNKQLIEVHVKKIKLEIKAKELYPEGYDLESLFTSFTERKLERDIQRGSKKALKRIKKYGIEELKHRD; from the coding sequence ATGCAGCCACAAACTTTTGAAAAATTACAATATGATGTGCTTAAAGGGATCGTAAAAGAGTATTGCGTAAGCTCTCTAGGCAAAAAATTAATAGACAAACTTATACCAAGCGGGAATAAAGCTATTGTAGAAAAAAGATTGCAAGAAACACAAGAAGCAAAGCAGCTTATTGATTATTCAGGAACGATTCCTCTCCAAGGTATTATGAACATTGAAGATATTATCGAGAAGGCTGAAAAAGGCATTATTCTTGATCCGGAAATTTTAGCCCATACCGCAGCCTTCTTAAGAGGCTGTAGAAAGATAAAATCTTATATGAAAGATAAAACATTTTATGCGCCTATACTATGTAGTTATAGCTTAGGGATAGAAACATTGGATCACTTAGAAGAAGAGCTTGCACGTGCGATTAAAAACAATAAAGTAGATGATCATGCAAGTAATGAACTTAAGAAAATACGAAGGTATATGGCTTTAACAGAAGCTAAAATAGAAGAGAGGCTAAACAAATTTCTTAAAAGCAGTCAAAATAAACCCTATATACAAGAATTTTTTGTAAGTAAGAGGCAGGGGAAGCTGACCATCCCCATTAAAGCATCTTATAAAAATCAAGTACAAGGAACGATTATCGAAACTTCACCAAAAGGGACAACAGTCTTTATTGAGCCTAGCAGTGTGAGTAAATATACACAAGAACTTTTAGTATTAGTGTCTGAGGAACAGGTGGAAGAGTATAAAGTGCTTGCATACCTGACTGGCTTAATCTTAGATCATAGTGGGGCTATCAAACGTAATATTGAGGTAATGGGAGAGTATGATATGATTTTTGCTAAGGCTAAATACAGCAAATCTATAGAGGGGATAATGCCTAAAGTTAATCAATGTGGCAAGATAGTCATTAAAAAGGGACGACATCCGCTTTTAAAAGGGGATGTTGTACCACTAGAAGTTGAAATAGGTAAGGATTTTAGAAGTCTCATTATTACCGGACCTAATGCTGGTGGCAAAACCATTGTGCTTAAAACAGTAGGATTACTTGTTTTAGCTATGCAGTCAGGATTTCATCTGCCGGCAGCAGAAGGTACTGAACTTTCTGTATTTGATAAAGTCTTTGTAGATATTGGTGATGATCAAAGTATGGAAAATGCATTAAGCACTTTTTCGTCCCATGTTAAGAATTTAGCGGCTGTTATCCAGAAAACAAATAAAGCGACCTTACTTCTTTTTGATGAAATAGGAAGTGGTACAGAACCGAGTGAAGGTGCAGCGCTAGCCATAGCTATATTAGAGGCAGTTTATCAAAAGGGGGCTATTACACTGGCAACTACCCACTATGGGGAGATTAAGACCTTCTCAGCCAGTCATCCAGATTTTCAAAATGCAGCAATGAGATTTAATAGTGAAACACTTGAGCCACTCTATCAGTTAATTGTAGGAGAAGAAGGGGAAAGTAATGCACTATGGATTTCAAAAAAAATGGGTATACAAGACAGTATAATAAATCGTGCAAAAAAGTATATGGTATGTAATGTTTATGATTTAGAGAAAGTTAATCCAGCTAAAATAAGAAGGCCACAAGAAATCCAATATAAGTCTATACCAGAAAATGTTCAGTTTCATAAGGGAGATAAAGTTTTTCTTAATGAATACAATGACTTTGGTATTGTTTACAGTCCTCAGGATAAGTATAATAATCTCATAGTTTTATATAATAAACAGTTAATAGAAGTACATGTTAAAAAAATAAAACTAGAAATAAAGGCTAAGGAACTTTATCCCGAAGGGTATGATCTTGAGAGCCTTTTTACAAGTTTTACGGAGAGAAAACTCGAAAGAGATATTCAAAGAGGTTCTAAAAAAGCATTAAAACGCATTAAAAAATATGGTATAGAGGAGCTAAAGCATAGGGATTAA